Proteins from a genomic interval of Papaver somniferum cultivar HN1 chromosome 4, ASM357369v1, whole genome shotgun sequence:
- the LOC113275053 gene encoding uncharacterized protein LOC113275053 isoform X1 — MAIVKTRAFETRATAIVNKLGFSRAFVVDPVVFYGGLWLLWDPAIVDISCVSTSRWSIHDVVSMVNSPLSQPWLLSSIYGSLNHVTRQRIWAELESVSSLSGCSWMVLGDFNSFLHSHEKIGGNPLSLSQSQELNAVFNQCGLIDLASSGPRFTWNNHQIGHHNIKERLDRVAANGSFQVLFPLVQQVQEV, encoded by the exons ATGGCTATAGTTAAAACCAGGGCTTTTGAGACTCGGGCAACTGCTATTGTTAATAAGTTAGGTTTTAGTAGGGCCTTTGTTGTTGATCCTGTTGTTTTTTATGGTGGGTTATGGTTACTTTGGGATCCTGCCATTGTAGATATTTCTTGTGTTTCTACTTCTCGTTGGTCGATTCATGATGTGGTCTCGATGGTGAATTCTCCTTTATCTCAACCTTGGCTGCTGTCTTCTATCTACGGTAGTCTTAATCATGTTACTCGGCAAAGAATTTGGGCTGAGCTTGAATCGGTGTCATCTTTATCTGGTTGCAGTTGGATGGTTTTGGGGGATTTTAATTCCTTTTTGCATAGTCATGAGAAAATTGGAGGGAACCCGCTTTCTTTGTCACAATCTCAAGAACTTAATGCGGTTTTTAATCAATGTGGTTTGATTGATTTGGCTTCTTCCGGTCCCAGATTCACTTGGAATAACCATCAGATAGGTCATCATAATATTAAGGAGCGTCTGGATAGAGTGGCTGCTAATGGTTCCTTTCAAGTTCTTTTCCCATTGGTTCAG CAGGTGCAGGAGGTGTAA
- the LOC113275053 gene encoding uncharacterized protein LOC113275053 isoform X2, with protein MAIVKTRAFETRATAIVNKLGFSRAFVVDPVVFYGGLWLLWDPAIVDISCVSTSRWSIHDVVSMVNSPLSQPWLLSSIYGSLNHVTRQRIWAELESVSSLSGCSWMVLGDFNSFLHSHEKIGGNPLSLSQSQELNAVFNQCGLIDLASSGPRFTWNNHQIGHHNIKERLDRVAANGSFQVLFPLVQVQEV; from the exons ATGGCTATAGTTAAAACCAGGGCTTTTGAGACTCGGGCAACTGCTATTGTTAATAAGTTAGGTTTTAGTAGGGCCTTTGTTGTTGATCCTGTTGTTTTTTATGGTGGGTTATGGTTACTTTGGGATCCTGCCATTGTAGATATTTCTTGTGTTTCTACTTCTCGTTGGTCGATTCATGATGTGGTCTCGATGGTGAATTCTCCTTTATCTCAACCTTGGCTGCTGTCTTCTATCTACGGTAGTCTTAATCATGTTACTCGGCAAAGAATTTGGGCTGAGCTTGAATCGGTGTCATCTTTATCTGGTTGCAGTTGGATGGTTTTGGGGGATTTTAATTCCTTTTTGCATAGTCATGAGAAAATTGGAGGGAACCCGCTTTCTTTGTCACAATCTCAAGAACTTAATGCGGTTTTTAATCAATGTGGTTTGATTGATTTGGCTTCTTCCGGTCCCAGATTCACTTGGAATAACCATCAGATAGGTCATCATAATATTAAGGAGCGTCTGGATAGAGTGGCTGCTAATGGTTCCTTTCAAGTTCTTTTCCCATTGGTTCAG GTGCAGGAGGTGTAA